The following coding sequences lie in one Cucurbita pepo subsp. pepo cultivar mu-cu-16 chromosome LG13, ASM280686v2, whole genome shotgun sequence genomic window:
- the LOC111809426 gene encoding RNA-binding protein 2-like — translation MADDYWNRQQPLLPSPGMLKRPRTEYEPPSSGLPAVHEMHNYIANDDHGGPRAVKDTQTIGSAYDRYLQSVQLSSFTSGEVPTHGEMGMGRPLANRMPIANRMPGPLLPDPVVMSRPLAVSPDLALNGRNIEYSNHLPVDSTNRPIRETVPLPPDATNTLYVEGLPSDSSRREVAHIFRPFVGYKELRLVTKESKHRGGDPLILCFVDFANPACAATAMSALQGYKMDEQDPESNYLRLQFSRHPGPRSGSGSGGKR, via the exons AACCTCCATCCTCTGGATTGCCTGCCGTCCATGAGATGCACAATTATATAGCAAATGATGATCATGGTGGTCCTCGGGCTGTAAAAGATACACAAACAATTGGATCAGCATACGATCGTTATCTCCAAAGTGTG caactttcttcttttacttcCGGAGAAGTACCTACCCATGGAGAAATGGGCATGGGAAGGCCTCTTGCAAACAGAATGCCAATTGCGAATAGAATGCCTGGCCCTTTATTACCCGATCCTGTTGTAATGAGTCGTCCTCTCGCTGTTTCTCCTGATCTTGCGCTTAATGGTCGAAATATTGAGTATAGTAATCATCTTCCTGTAGATTCAACGAACAGACCCATACGTGAAACCGTGCCTCTTCCTCCTGATGCCACCAACACTTTATATGTTGAAGGACTTCCTTCAGATAGTTCCAGGAGGGAAGTAGCTC ATATTTTCCGCCCCTTTGTGGGATATAAAGAACTGAGACTTGTGACCAAAGAATCTAAACAT CGTGGCGGGGACCCCCTAATATTATGTTTTGTGGATTTTGCAAACCCAGCCTGTGCAGCAACTGCCATGAGTGCATTGCAAG GTTATAAGATGGACGAACAAGATCCCGAGTCTAATTACTTGCGACTACAGTTCTCACGACATCCAGGTCCGAGGTCTGGCTCTGGATCTGGCGGCAAAAGGTGA